One Tachypleus tridentatus isolate NWPU-2018 chromosome 3, ASM421037v1, whole genome shotgun sequence DNA window includes the following coding sequences:
- the LOC143246352 gene encoding polypeptide N-acetylgalactosaminyltransferase 1-like codes for MFAWWFNRRRRLTIFKFLLIASATLGVIFWYSQVYKQVSLKPQSETNIFSVSGKEKYLEETNENKKNSEIVERINPFQPENLQKPSVGSHDGYHQIQEPALELDRKGNDKEKMDDYKGVLPPPLPANIMKKDSGHNGKVHEDVKTLDKRIKGKNIYKNGFDVSNNKSEVQLQNVAYDDGIMKITSGLGERGKPVILSQKEQALAEELFRSNGFNVYISDRISLNRSIPDARHPLCKNIHYDKDLPTASIIITFIDEAWSTLLRTIHSVLNRTPSHLLHEIILVDDASTLEHLKEKLGNYIKKNLSANKIKLLRMSEHRGVVRARLAGAKIATGDVLVFLDSHCEANIMWLEPLLQRIKENRKVVLCPIMDIIDDKTLQYLGKDRADFQIGGFTWNGHFTSIEIPMWEKQHRKSVVAPAKTPTMTNGLFAIDRNYFWEIGSYDEEMNLGGGENLEMSFRVWMCGGSLEIIPCSHMGHISHRFHPYSFPEKNDAHALNTMRTVEVWMDDYKRYFYMHRPDLRYVNYGDISKRLELRHKLQCKDFGWYLENVYPQKFIVDQNVFAFGMVRNPISNLCLDSGIQREDRDEVLGLYYCKSQRGVTMNQVFALSSNNELRQEENCAEVSHSTSHQQNIMMVKCHGRRKDQEWHHTKGGSIIHTATGKCLSIGGGKRTTYVYLTECRGTHSQIWWFENYMDINPQI; via the exons ATGTTTGCTTGGTGGTTTAACAGACGCCGTCGtctaactatttttaaatttttgttgatAGCCTCTGCCACACTGGGTGTTATATTTTGGTATAGTCAAGTGTATAAACAAGTGTCTCTGAAACCGCaatcagaaacaaatattttctcagTCTCGGGCAAGGAGAAGTATTTAGAGGAgactaatgaaaataaaaagaattcaGAAATAGTGGAAAGAATAAATCCTTTTCAGCCAGAAAACTTGCAAAAACCGTCTGTAGGAAGCCATGATGGTTATCATCAAATTCAAGAACCTGCTTTGGAGTTAGACAGAAAGGGAAATGACAAAGAAAAGATGGATGATTACAAAGGAGTGTTACCTCCACCATTACCAgcaaatattatgaaaaaagaCAGTGGCCACAATGGAAAGgtacatgaagatgtcaaaacatTAGATAAACGtataaaaggaaaaaacatttataagaatGGATTTgatgtaagtaataataaatctGAAGTACAGCTCCAGAACGTGGCCTATGATGATGGGATTATGAAAATAACCTCAGGACTTGGAGAAAGAGGAAAACCTGTAATTCTTAGCCAGAAGGAGCAAGCATTAGCTGAGGAACTGTTTAGGTCAAATggttttaatgtttatatcagTGACAGAATTTCTCTTAATCGAAGCATACCTGATGCTAGGCATCCATT GTGTAAAAACATTCATTATGATAAAGACCTTCCAACAGCCAGCATTATTATCACCTTCATTGATGAAGCATGGTCAACACTTCTTCGAACAATACACAGTGTTTTGAATAGGACCCCTTCTCATCTTCtccatgaaataattttagtagACGATGCAAGTACTCTTG AgcatttgaaagaaaaattgggaaattacataaaaaaaaatttgtcagccaacaaaataaaacttctccGCATGAGTGAACATAGAGGAGTGGTCAGAGCACGACTAGCAGGAGCAAAAATTGCCACTGGGGATGTCCTGGTATTTCTGGATTCTCACTGTGAAGCAAATATTATGTG GTTAGAACCATTACTGCAAAGGATAAAGGAAAACAGAAAAGTTGTACTCTGTCCAATAATGGATATTATTGATGACAAAACTTTACAATATCTTGGAAAAGATAGAGCAGACTTCCAAATTGGTGGTTTTACGTGGAATGGACATTTTACTTCAATAGAAATCCCTATGTGggaaaaacaacacagaaagagTGTTGTGGCTCCAGCAAA GACTCCAACCATGACAAATGGTCTTTTTGCTATTGATCGTAATTATTTCTGGGAAATTGGAAGCTATGATGAAGAAATGAACCTAGGGGGTGGTGAAAATTTAGAGATGTCTTTTAGG GTTTGGATGTGTGGTGGGTCTTTGGAAATCATCCCTTGTTCTCACATGGGTCACATTTCTCATAGGTTCCACCCCTACTCCTTCCCTGAAAAGAATGATGCTCATGCACTCAACACCATGAGGACAGTTGAAGTGTGGATGGATGATTATAAGAGATACTTTTATATGCATAGACCAGATCTAAGG tatGTTAACTATGGGGATATTAGTAAGAGACTTGAACTTCGACACAAACTACAGTGCAAGGACTTTGGATGGTATCTGGAGAATGTGTATCCTCAAAAGTTTATTGTGGATCAAAATGTTTTTGCTTTTGGaatg gtCCGTAACCCCATCAGTAATCTCTGTTTGGATTCTGGTATTCAAAGGGAAGACAGAGATGAAGTTCTAGGACTTTATTATTGCAAGAGTCAGAGAGGTGTTACAATGAACCAA GTGTTTGCTCTTTCATCTAACAATGAACTTAGACAAGAAGAAAATTGTGCAGAGGTGTCTCACAGCACTTCCCATCAGCAAAATATCATGATGGTGAAATGTCATGGTAGAAGAAAAGACCAGGAATGGCATCATACAAAA GGTGGATCAATCATCCATACAGCAACAGGTAAATGTCTGAGTATTGGTGGAGGCAAACGAACCACGTACGTGTATTTAACAGAATGTAGGGGTACTCATTCTCAGATCTGGTGGTTTGAGAACTACATGGACATAAACCCACAAATATAA